A region of Streptomyces sp. NBC_01267 DNA encodes the following proteins:
- a CDS encoding ABC transporter permease, translating into MPPQTEHHGAHPARRPTGRERWEAFRASPFLPATVLLFILSAAAGTFAGSYTYFMANPTPHRVPTAVVGAYRSPAGQRFIGGMEKALNTSLRLHTYSTVADARQAVDQQKVFAIVDVRAGHVRLDLSSASGASVAQVLAESAPAVAKATGVPVLVTDIKPLQKGDPRGLAIFYVSLAAVIIGFVGAIQLSVHARGLDPAERIACIMANALLGGFAIAAVVDWLLGALDLPFVESWLILAFTMFTTGMVFTMFNSLIGRWALIPTWGLMVLLGNPSSGGAVSWPLLPSTLGHIGQWLPPGASVNAQHAAVYFRHYQHPFPFLVLAAWSLVSCAVFWLRRHQHPGGRESGTRKAPAS; encoded by the coding sequence ATGCCGCCTCAGACGGAACACCACGGTGCCCATCCCGCGCGTCGCCCGACCGGCCGCGAGCGGTGGGAGGCGTTCCGCGCGTCGCCCTTCCTGCCGGCGACGGTGCTGCTGTTCATCCTGTCGGCGGCGGCCGGGACCTTCGCCGGTTCGTACACCTACTTCATGGCGAACCCGACCCCGCACCGGGTGCCCACCGCGGTCGTGGGCGCGTACCGGTCACCGGCGGGGCAGCGGTTCATCGGCGGGATGGAGAAGGCGCTCAACACCTCGCTCCGGCTGCACACCTACTCCACGGTCGCCGACGCGCGGCAGGCCGTGGACCAGCAGAAGGTCTTCGCGATCGTCGACGTGCGGGCCGGACACGTCCGGCTCGACCTCTCCTCGGCCTCCGGGGCCTCGGTCGCGCAGGTCCTCGCCGAGTCCGCGCCGGCGGTGGCGAAGGCGACCGGTGTCCCCGTACTGGTGACGGACATCAAGCCGCTCCAGAAGGGCGACCCGCGCGGGCTCGCGATCTTCTACGTCTCGCTCGCCGCGGTGATCATCGGCTTCGTCGGCGCGATCCAGCTCTCGGTGCACGCCCGCGGCCTCGACCCGGCCGAACGCATCGCCTGCATCATGGCCAACGCCCTGCTCGGCGGGTTCGCCATCGCGGCTGTCGTCGACTGGCTGCTGGGTGCGCTGGACCTGCCGTTCGTGGAGTCCTGGCTGATCCTGGCGTTCACGATGTTCACGACCGGCATGGTCTTCACGATGTTCAACAGCCTCATCGGCCGCTGGGCGCTGATCCCCACCTGGGGTCTGATGGTGCTGCTCGGCAACCCGTCGTCGGGCGGCGCGGTCTCCTGGCCGCTGCTCCCCTCGACCCTGGGGCACATCGGTCAGTGGCTGCCGCCGGGCGCCTCGGTCAACGCCCAGCACGCGGCGGTGTACTTCCGGCACTACCAGCACCCGTTCCCGTTCCTGGTCCTGGCCGCGTGGTCGCTGGTGTCCTGTGCCGTCTTCTGGCTCCGGCGTCATCAGCACCCGGGCGGACGGGAATCGGGTACGCGAAAGGCTCCGGCCAGTTAA